The Pseudanabaena galeata CCNP1313 genome segment GGTGCGGTCGATACTGATTACCCATGGTTCAGGTATTTTCATCACTTTGACGACCATTAAAGCGATGCTTTCATAGTCCACTTCAAACTCTCGAAAAAATCTCTGTAACCGCTTATAGTGTGATTCGACTTTGGCTTCTCCACTAAATCCTGTCGCGATTTCCGCTAGGTTTACTGTCTTTACTCGCATTAGTGCGATCAGGAACATCGACACAAATAAGAGTCTTGCTCCATTCCATTGCAGATGTTCATGTAACTTTTCGCAAAATACGCTAATCTCTTTCATAGGGGTTTTATTTGTGATGTGGTTATCTTTTATAAAACCCCTTCCTGTCTACTTTTGCAACTTTTTGTCCTGTACTAAGGTTTGAGTTATTAAATAAAATAGAACAGAGGTCATTGCTTTTACCTCCAGAACAAGGAAGTCCAGTTTTAGCCCATATAAAAAGTTTTCGCGGAAACGCCCATTTCTTCTCAGGAGGACCGCAGCAAGCAATTATAGAGTTGGAAGCAGCCATCAAAATTATTGAGCAAATCAACTCCCCACAATTAATCTTTTTTCTTCTCTCGAATGTTTTTCAAGCTTTTGCCAGCAAACTGGACTTGGGCGAGTTTGACGAAGCGCTTGTCCTGATTCAGCCCTATGTAGACAATATTGATCGGTACAAGTGTACAAATCACCCACGCTTTCAGCAATGGTTCACTGTTTATCCACAATTAGCTCAATCTTTCATACTTGTTATGGAACTAGAGCATGATGCTTCGGGAGCATTGACTGAAGAGGCTTATGAGGTTATTACAAATAGCTCATTATATATGTCTGACACTTCAAGATGCTGTGCTTGCCTGTATCTTGGATTTATATGCGTCATGAATAAAAGATTCGATCAATCTCTGGAGATATACAATACAACCTTGAAATTTACTCGTGAAATTAGGCACAAACATCTAGAAGGTAAAGCCATGTATGGACTTGCAGAAACCTATCGAAATATAGGAGATCTACCTAAGGCGAAAGAGCTCTGTTTGCAAGCGAAGGATATATTAACAAAGATAGAATCAAAGTTAGATCTGGCTAAGGTATTAGTAGAAGAAGCTCTGATTGCCCGTGAGATGCAGGAGCATGGTTATGATGATAATTTTGAAAAGGCGATCGCACTTTTTACAGAATTAAATGCTCCCAAACAAGTAGAAAGAGTCAGAAAATTAATGGGCTAATTTGTAAGCGGTAGTTTACCAAGGATGCGTTACATTTCATGAACGCATCCTCCAAGATTGGCGATCGGGTTAACAAGTAAGTTATGGGAATTAAATGTAGGATGGGTTAGCGATCGCGTAATCCAGACTCTTTAAAACTACTTAGTTGCATTACTTTTCCATTTGTTGCCCATATTCTTCAATTTCCCCGCAGATATTCCCTGTCCGCCACCAGCTCCTGTGACTGTTAGACCACTAATGGTAGAGGTTGTCCACGCTTCGGGTGATTTGAGGATCGTCTGTAATTCCATTTGATTGATCGTTTTAGCTTTTTCTTGGGCAACCGAGGCTTTACCAACGCCGCTCAATTCGTGAATAAAGATACCCGTGACAGAGGGATTTTTCCGTAATTCGGGTAACTCGGCTGTCCAAAACACAGACCCCGTACCCGTACCCGTAGGCACATACACATGTACCTCACCAGTAGCTTTAGCGGCAAAGTTGGCACTCACTGCCGCCCAGACGTTAAAAGATCCTCCCCACTGCATATACGAGTTGTTGTCGTTCAGTAAAAGATCGCCGTTGACGTTCTTCAAATCCGCATTGCCGCCTTCAAGTGCCCCAACCGCAAAGAGATCTAACAAAGCGCCCATGCTTGTCCGATTTAGAGGTGTTCCACCACCAGCTACGCTCATTTGCTCGTTTAACTCTCGGCTGTTGGCGGCAGGTCGTCCGATGTTAATATTGCTCCATAAAGTGACATTATTAACTTGTAATTCTTCACCCTGATCGGTTTCAACGAGTTCAGTTAGAAACTCTATATCTTGTCTGAAGGCTTCTAATTTGGCTAACTGTATTTCAGTCACATCAACTGCTTTGGCTCTTTCGGAGTCCTTGCCCCAATTGATCTCGTTCCAGCGAGGTAACAAGACCTCATGGCGTTTCATCGCCGACGAAAACCTTTGCCAGATGAGAGCCATTTCACCTTCAGGTATTTTACGTTTCACCATTTTACGGAGCTCTTGCTCAAATCTTTCCTTATATTTTTTGTTTCGGTTAATAGTCTCGAGGGCGGCTTCTTTAGGTGTTTTCGTTGCGACTGGGGTCTCCTCCCCATCGCGCTGGATTTCTGGCGATCGCTGCACTGCTCCTCCATTCTGCTGCACCACATGAGTCAACTCATGGGCGATCAACTCCTGCCCACCTCGACTACTCGGCTCATACGCCCCCTGCCGAAAGAACACATCTTGCCCTGTCGTAAAGGCCTTCGCTTGAATTGATTGATTTAATTGATCGGATTGTGAATCTGTATGTACTTTTACGCCACTAAAGTCTGCTCCCATCGCCTGTCCCATAGATCTTTGCAGGTTTGCAGCTAGTGGCTGACCGCCACCTCTTGCGCTTTGAATTGATGTCTCCAACTCTGTTGATGCATCACCTCCACCTACATTTTCGCGCCTTTGTAGCGGCTTCTTTCGCAGTTTATTGCCCTGTGGCAATGCATCTCGTTGGATAGATTGATTTTGGATCGGTGTATTAATTTGTTGAACGACTTTTGAAGCAGTATCATCAGCTTCTTTTTCGTATTTATCGTTTGGTTCGCCGATCGCTAATTTTGCTTGGATTAAACGATTTTGCGCGATCGCTTTCAATCGATTCTCAGGCTTCCTTTGCAGTGAGGATGCTGGCTCTGGGGGTGGTGAATTAATTAGTCTTTCTAATATATTTGGAGAATATTTTTGTTGATGCTCACTCTTTTCTGTTTTTTCTGTTGAAGGAGATTCAGTCGAGACTGCTTCAATGGGAGCAAATGGTCTGGTTTGAAGATTTAGAGTTGTAGGTGCTACGGAACTTGTAATTTTAGGAGAGTTTTCGTGATTAGATTTCATGCCAAAATAGCTCTTCTACTATTGAATTAAATACAATCAGAGCAAATTTATATTGATAAACTTAAAAATTTGGCAATACTAGAATTTTAATATCCTGAAAAACAGTGGACAACTTTAATTATGAATAGCCATCCACTAGGAGTGTTAATAACAACGGGACTTGTACTTACCTATCAATTATTAAGAAAACAAAAATACAGCAATCTATTACTAGATTAGATGTCTTTTTCTATTCACTTAATAATTCCTATTCCCAATATTTATAATAACATATAAAAGTTAAGTCATGATTCATTTTCTGATCGATTCTTTTTAGAGTAAAGCTGTTGAATTGTTGTAAAAAGTAGATTTAACTTAATCGGTTTACTTATGTAGCCATCTGCTCCTGCGGCGAGACATTTTTCGCGACCGCCTATCATCGCTGAGGCAGTAGTAGCGATAATAGGCATAGTAAAACCTTTGCTGCGGATATATTTAATCGCTTCAAGACCATCCACTTCTGGCATTTGGATATCCATTAGGATTAAGTCTGGCGGCTCTATTTGTACTAGATTGATAGCCTGTTTTCCATTTCTAGTAATTTTTAGTCGAAAACCTTTGGCTTCTAGATAGTTAGTAAGCATTAAGATACTGTCTTCGTTGTCTTCAGCTAACAGAACTAGAGGGAGGTCGCGATCACTATCAATTATTTCGCTTGGAGATGGTGAGATATCTGCTAGTTTTTGAGGCTGTAGAGATATGTTGCTTGAGTAGGGAAGTGCGATCGCAAAGCGACTACCCACACCTAATTCACTTGTAGCACTGACATATCCACCATGCAATTCGACTATCTTTTTGACTAAGGCTAATCCTAAACCAGTACCATCATATTGGCGATTGAGAGGGCTATCAATTTGGATAAAAGGTTGAAATAGCTTTTGTAAGTTATCAGATGTAATACCGATACCTGTATCTATTACAGCCAAAGATACCCAAGCTTGGGGGCTATTTTCATTGGAGATACTCTCTCTATCGAGAGCGTATTCTAGGGTGATTTTGCCTCCCGACGGGGTAAATTTGATCGCATTACTGAGTAGGTTAATTAATACTTGACGGATACGACGCTCATCAAGGGATGTTTCTAGTTCAGATGGAGCGCCCCTTAAGTCTAACTGCAAGTTTTTTTGGATTGCCATCTGTCGGACAAACATCATACTAGATTGGCAAATATCTTTAATATTTGAAGATTGACAGTCTAAAGTCATTTCATCAGCTTCAATCTTGGCAAGATCGAGGATGTCATTAATTAACTCCAGTAGATGATTGCCACTGTTTTCGACGACCTTCAACATACTCTTCTGTTTTTCTTGGATTTTTCCAAAGACTCCTTCAGATAAACTTTCTGTAATACCGAGGATGGCATTAAGAGGGGTGCGAAGCTCATGACTCATATTCGCGAGAAACTCATCTTTGAGGATTGTTGCTCTTAATAGTTCCTGATTTGTAGTTTGTAGGAGAGCTTCAGCTTTTTTGCGATCGCTAATGTCGCGACATACACAAATCAGTAAGCCACTATCAGTAAGGGTTAAAGATAATTCCTCATCAAAACTAGATCCATCTTTGCGAAGGCCAGTTACCTCGCCCGACCAAGCGCGATTGATTTCTAGTAGAGGAAAAATTTCCTGAGATGCTCGGGCGATCCCTTCTGGAGAATAAAACTTTTCCCAACTTTCGCCAATAAGCTCTTCAGAATGCTCATACCCAAATAAACGTACATGGGCTTTGTTTAAATAGGTGTATTTATAGTCTCGCAAAATAGCAATGCCATCGCTTGTAGCTTCTATAGCATCAAGTTGTTGTTTGAGTGTCGCTTCGGCTTCTTTGCGATCGCTAATATCTTTACTAATGCCTAAAAAACCAATAACTTGCTCCTTCTCATTCCTAAGAGCTGTAATAGATAGCAAGACGGGAAAGCGAGATCCATCTTTACGGATACTTGTCAGTTCTTTCTCACAAACAATATCTAGAGACGCTTGGACTGTTAATGCAACAAACCCGTTAGGAATGTCTTGCCCTAATTCCGCAGAGAGAGTTGCTGCCAGTTCTGCTAGTTCCTGAGCATCATGAAAGATTGTAGGTGTAGCCTGTCCGACAATCTCTCCCATCGTGTAACCCAGCATTTGTTCAGCACCATGATTGAAAACCTGAATGATGCCATTAAGATCGGTGGTAATAATCGAGTAATCAGTACTATCGAGGATGGTGCGTTGTAGTTTGTTGACTTGCCAAAGTTCATTGGTACGTTGTTCCAAGGATTGATTGAGTTCCTGAAGTGCTTGCTGAGCTTGTCGGCGATCGCTAATATCTCGCACCAACCATCGTAAAGTTATGTTGTCATCTGATAAACGGGTCTTAGAGACTGAAACTTCTACAGGACAATAATAATCATGTACCCGTTTGAGGGACATCTCCCACGTTAATTTTTCACAATCACAAAAATCTCCACGGAGTTTTTTGTGAAACAATGTCTGATCTGAAGGCTCGACATACATAACTAAGGACTTGCCACACAATTGTTCTTGCGAGATCGCTAGAAAATTGCAAATTGCCACATTGGCTGATGAAATTACACCTAAGCGATCGGTAACTAAATAGCCATCGGGGGCAAAATCAAATAAATCTTGGCATTGATACTGTATGTTTTCTAGGTCAATATTCCGAAGTCTTAATTCTTCTTCAATAGTCTTTAACTCTTCAATATGTAGCTGTAGTTCTTCATGTAAAGAAAGGGATGACGCATCTTGGACTTGCATGTCTTGAAGATTTAAAGGATTTTTCTCTTTCTTATACCTGATGGAGTTGCTTTCTAAAACCTTCTCCGCCAATAGGTCGATTAAATCATTTTGAGTCAATACTCCGACTAAGCGATCGCCATTTAGTACAGGCAAACGACTAATTTGATAAGAATAGAACAATACTAAGGCAGACTTCATATCTGTTAGTTCTGATTCTTGGATCGTAATCACAGGACTACACATCTCATCTTTCACCAGCAACTGGTCAAAGGTGCAACCCTTTAGACTAATTCGGGTAATATCTTCTCTAGTGAGAATACCGAGCAAGTCACTTCCTGAGTCAATTTCATCACTCGCCATAACCAAGACATAGCCAGAATCTGCCTCACGCATTTGAGCGATCGCTTCTAAAACAGTTGTATTAGGATCAACTACTAGAGGACTACGGTTCTTAATTTGCGAATTTATTTGTGCTTCTGAAATAAAGCCTGCTAACATCGTTATCCCTAAAATTGGAAAATAAAGTTATTTAAAAGTTATTTAACTGATGTTACGTGGAACGCAGATGATGTATCTTCTACTCCTCGCGTGGCAACCTTGAGGATCGCAGGAATTCCTTCCATGTAACATTAAAAAGCTACCTTGTACGCACAAGTCGGACTTACCCCCTTTAGTTCCCCCTTGCAAAGGGGGAAGACTAGAAATCTTGTTCCCTCCCCTTGCAAAGGGGAGGGTTAGGGTGGGGTAATTTCTTTGATTTCACGCACAAACTGACTTGTGTGTACGCCGTAGCCTTAAGGTGGCTGGAGGGATCTAGACAATTCTCAAATGATTTCTTATATGTTTTAGATAGCCAAATTCTAGAAAGAATTTATGCAAAAGAAAAATCAGCCTATACAATAGGCTCACTTTTGGTTATTCCCACCCGTGTTTCTGTGAGCAAGTCTCTTAAATTACTGTAAATTAGTAAATCAAGAATCTATTTAGTGCTTACATTGAGATTAATATCTCTTATAACTCTTATTCACCAACTCCTCCCATTATCTCTATGCTTACTATAATGTAAGATCGTGCAAATATAACATGAATTCTCAAGATGGAACAAATTAGTTTGTTTCATCTTGAGAATAGTTGGTTTCAATCATTTCTTAATGCTATCAAAAATCAAAATCAAAATTTTTTTGGCTTTTTCTGGCTTGTTCTGGTATCTCACATAACAGTTAATCTACGACTTTTATAAACAAATTCGGGGGAGACTCGATTTTGTTATATCTACCTAATGCCGCCGCCAATAGTAGTGGCTCAACCGTTAACCAACAAGTTAATAATCAAATTAACCAATCCTCTTCCTGTGGTTTAGGCGCAGGCATCAATTGCTCCTTGCCTACAGTGGGTTTACCACTTTTTGGCTCATCAGGAACAGGCAAAACCAATGGCTCCGAATCCCTTTGGAGGAGTAAACGCTCAGAACCTTGGAGCCGCAGTCAGCTATACCTACGCTCCCTCCCCCTCCAACAACCCCCACAAAAAGACAATTATTTGTTCCTCTAGTGCTTCCTCAGCAATACTTAGCACCAAAACCCGAATAAATCTTCAAATCTCTTGCAAAATGAAATTAATTGAAGTATATTTATTATGGGAATAGGAAATTGATTTAGTGTGTTTGAGTTACGAATCTTATGTATTTAGACCTTTCGATACTTTTTCTCCAAGAGTTCCAGCAGAGCTGTCTTTAAATTTATATTAGACAGCTTTGCTTGGTTTTTCTTTTTTACGAAAACTCCTTAAACGAAATCAAATATCAAATAAATCCAATGAAACTTTTTCGATGTTAAAGAATCAAGGATATGTATTATTTGTGCCTTAGAAACTGGTGGCAAGATTTCACCACAAGATACGTTCACACAAATTAGAGATCTGTGGCATCAATTAGAATCATCTTGTATTTAGTACATATCAAGACCCAAAAGATGAGATGCGGCGCAAAGCGCCGCATCTCATCTTTTGGGTCTTGATGTTCTAAGTATTGTTTTTAGTACTACAGCCTGTTGAGGCTTTGAGTAGTACAGAGAAACTTTTGGAAGCGTCGCGGAGCGCCGTTTCCAAAAGTTTCTCTGGGGTTTAATTAAGCGCAAAGCGCTGTAACAAACAAATTATTCTGTAAGCAAAGCTTCCCTTGCTAGATAATTACATTTGGGTAATTGAATGGAAACGACTGTCTGATTAAAAACTTCATTTTTAATGGAGAGTTCACCTCCATACAATTTCACAATTTGTTGGGCAATGGTTAACCCTAATCCACTACCTTGCTGATTGTAGTGTTCCCGCTCAAACTGCATAAATGCACCAATATCAGCTACTTGTGCTTTGGTCATTCCTCTGCCGCGATCGCTAATATGTAAATAAAAGAATTGTTTGTCTTCGATACTAGATAAATAGACAGGATCGCCAGCTTTAGAAAACTTAAAAGCATTGTCAACAATTTCTGTAACAACTTTCGACAAATGATTTGGTGAAATATTAATACTCGCTTCTTGTAAATTCATTGTCAAATCATTGATTCTATTTGTTTTTTTTGCACAGGTCTCAGCAGCAAACCTGATAATGTTTTTAACTGCGGTCTGCTCAAACTCTCTCTGCCATCCTTTAGAATTAGAATCAATTGTAGCTAGGTCAGAGAACATAATAAAATTTTGCGCTAATCGATACATGTGATTGCCATGTTCATTAATATTCTGAATTAAAATCAGAACCTCATCAGATGATAAAGATTCATAACTATCAAGCAAGCATCCTGATGTGCCTAAAATCCCAATTATCGGATTCAAAAATTCATGCGGCAGGGAACTAGTTATGTTTCGACGCAGTTCTTCTAATTTCGCAGTACTTTCTTTTTTGATTATTTCTTGCTTTTCTAAACTGATATCGATCAACTTTAGCAAGTCTGAAGATCTAAAAGGCTTAGTTAAAGATAAATAGCCATAATAATCACTTGTATGCATAGAGGTGAGCAGAATTAAAGGGATCTTAGAAGTTAAACTATTTCGGCGTAACGCTTCCAAAATGTCGATTTCTACCGAATTTTGCATCATCACATCAAATAGAATTAGGTCAGGTTGCTCTTGTTGAGCTAATTGCAAACTTTCTACAGCATCGCTCGAAGCAATTACATCAAAATTGTTTAAAGACAATAAATCTTTAATATTAGATAAAATTATCAAGTCATTCTCAAGAACTAAAATTTGTTTCATGATTATCAGTTTTAAATTTGGTAATTTAGATTCTGTAGGGGCAACGCCCCTGTTCCAGCACTAGAGTAATGCGATCGCAGGAATTCTATCCACGTAACATCTATCCTTAGGAATGAAAATTTATTAACTTGTGCAACTAAAACCAAAATTTGCTGGGGGGGGCTTCGCCCCAACAAATTTTGGTTTTAATTGATTTTCATTCCTTAGGACTTTTTAAAACTAATGCTAGTTGTTCTTTAACTCGAAGTAATTCAATTTTTGTTTTTGTGAGATCGCTAATATCTTCAGCAATCCTACTTACACGATTGACTTTTCCAATGTGATTTTTGATTGGGAAAGCACGATCATAAATCCATCGAATTTCTCCGTCAGGGCGGACAATGCGGTACTCATTAGAGGTTTGATTGCCTAATCTTAGTTGTCTATAGGTATCCACAATTATTCCAAGATCTTCTGGGTGAACGGACTCTATAAAAGAATATGAATCGTTATACAGACTTTCACAGGAGCGCCCCCAAACATTTTCATAGCTAGGGCTAACATAAAGAGTCTCATATCTAGATCTGTATATTTCAAATATACAAATAACCTGTCGAATATTATTTGCAAACTGCTGAAAGCGTTCTTCACTCTCCCTATATTCTGAATAAATATGTTTCATTTCAATCGATTTAGCTTGAGTCCGAAATTTAGCTAGCATCTGCTGAAGACTCAATTCAACCGTTACCGATAGCAGATCTAGCGTTTTTAAATCTTCAGATTGCCATTGACGAGGTTCACTGCATTGATGAGCACTCAAAAAACCCCATAGAGATTTTTTGGATATATTTTTATGGGAAAGAGTACCTTTAAAAAAAGATGCTACATCCTCTTCATCACCTCTAATAACAATTGGAACAACTAAACTTGATTTAACTCCGTATTTTTCTGGTAATTTCACATGACAATTAGGTTGCTCA includes the following:
- a CDS encoding tetratricopeptide repeat protein is translated as MLLPPEQGSPVLAHIKSFRGNAHFFSGGPQQAIIELEAAIKIIEQINSPQLIFFLLSNVFQAFASKLDLGEFDEALVLIQPYVDNIDRYKCTNHPRFQQWFTVYPQLAQSFILVMELEHDASGALTEEAYEVITNSSLYMSDTSRCCACLYLGFICVMNKRFDQSLEIYNTTLKFTREIRHKHLEGKAMYGLAETYRNIGDLPKAKELCLQAKDILTKIESKLDLAKVLVEEALIAREMQEHGYDDNFEKAIALFTELNAPKQVERVRKLMG
- a CDS encoding eCIS core domain-containing protein gives rise to the protein MKSNHENSPKITSSVAPTTLNLQTRPFAPIEAVSTESPSTEKTEKSEHQQKYSPNILERLINSPPPEPASSLQRKPENRLKAIAQNRLIQAKLAIGEPNDKYEKEADDTASKVVQQINTPIQNQSIQRDALPQGNKLRKKPLQRRENVGGGDASTELETSIQSARGGGQPLAANLQRSMGQAMGADFSGVKVHTDSQSDQLNQSIQAKAFTTGQDVFFRQGAYEPSSRGGQELIAHELTHVVQQNGGAVQRSPEIQRDGEETPVATKTPKEAALETINRNKKYKERFEQELRKMVKRKIPEGEMALIWQRFSSAMKRHEVLLPRWNEINWGKDSERAKAVDVTEIQLAKLEAFRQDIEFLTELVETDQGEELQVNNVTLWSNINIGRPAANSRELNEQMSVAGGGTPLNRTSMGALLDLFAVGALEGGNADLKNVNGDLLLNDNNSYMQWGGSFNVWAAVSANFAAKATGEVHVYVPTGTGTGSVFWTAELPELRKNPSVTGIFIHELSGVGKASVAQEKAKTINQMELQTILKSPEAWTTSTISGLTVTGAGGGQGISAGKLKNMGNKWKSNATK
- a CDS encoding PAS domain S-box protein — its product is MLAGFISEAQINSQIKNRSPLVVDPNTTVLEAIAQMREADSGYVLVMASDEIDSGSDLLGILTREDITRISLKGCTFDQLLVKDEMCSPVITIQESELTDMKSALVLFYSYQISRLPVLNGDRLVGVLTQNDLIDLLAEKVLESNSIRYKKEKNPLNLQDMQVQDASSLSLHEELQLHIEELKTIEEELRLRNIDLENIQYQCQDLFDFAPDGYLVTDRLGVISSANVAICNFLAISQEQLCGKSLVMYVEPSDQTLFHKKLRGDFCDCEKLTWEMSLKRVHDYYCPVEVSVSKTRLSDDNITLRWLVRDISDRRQAQQALQELNQSLEQRTNELWQVNKLQRTILDSTDYSIITTDLNGIIQVFNHGAEQMLGYTMGEIVGQATPTIFHDAQELAELAATLSAELGQDIPNGFVALTVQASLDIVCEKELTSIRKDGSRFPVLLSITALRNEKEQVIGFLGISKDISDRKEAEATLKQQLDAIEATSDGIAILRDYKYTYLNKAHVRLFGYEHSEELIGESWEKFYSPEGIARASQEIFPLLEINRAWSGEVTGLRKDGSSFDEELSLTLTDSGLLICVCRDISDRKKAEALLQTTNQELLRATILKDEFLANMSHELRTPLNAILGITESLSEGVFGKIQEKQKSMLKVVENSGNHLLELINDILDLAKIEADEMTLDCQSSNIKDICQSSMMFVRQMAIQKNLQLDLRGAPSELETSLDERRIRQVLINLLSNAIKFTPSGGKITLEYALDRESISNENSPQAWVSLAVIDTGIGITSDNLQKLFQPFIQIDSPLNRQYDGTGLGLALVKKIVELHGGYVSATSELGVGSRFAIALPYSSNISLQPQKLADISPSPSEIIDSDRDLPLVLLAEDNEDSILMLTNYLEAKGFRLKITRNGKQAINLVQIEPPDLILMDIQMPEVDGLEAIKYIRSKGFTMPIIATTASAMIGGREKCLAAGADGYISKPIKLNLLFTTIQQLYSKKNRSENES
- a CDS encoding DUF7219 family protein: MCALETGGKISPQDTFTQIRDLWHQLESSCI
- a CDS encoding hybrid sensor histidine kinase/response regulator, which translates into the protein MKQILVLENDLIILSNIKDLLSLNNFDVIASSDAVESLQLAQQEQPDLILFDVMMQNSVEIDILEALRRNSLTSKIPLILLTSMHTSDYYGYLSLTKPFRSSDLLKLIDISLEKQEIIKKESTAKLEELRRNITSSLPHEFLNPIIGILGTSGCLLDSYESLSSDEVLILIQNINEHGNHMYRLAQNFIMFSDLATIDSNSKGWQREFEQTAVKNIIRFAAETCAKKTNRINDLTMNLQEASINISPNHLSKVVTEIVDNAFKFSKAGDPVYLSSIEDKQFFYLHISDRGRGMTKAQVADIGAFMQFEREHYNQQGSGLGLTIAQQIVKLYGGELSIKNEVFNQTVVSIQLPKCNYLAREALLTE